The region NNNNNNNNNNNNNNNNNNNNNNNNNNNNNNNNNNNNNNNNNNNNNNNNGGAAGCGGCCGCCGCAGGCCGACGCGGAAGCGGGGGCGGCCGACGCGAGGCGGAAGCGGGCGCCGCAGGCCGAGGCGGAAGCGGGAGGGGGGGCGACGCGAGGCGGAAGCGGGCGCCGCATGCCGAGGCGGAAGCGGGGGTAGGCCGCAACGCTGCAATCGGTAGCGGGGCCCGTAACcgcgccatgcatgcatgcatgcgcctgtCCCCGCGTAATTACCGGACGTGGGCGTGCGGGGGTGGGCGCGCTGGCGGGACGACCCGGCCAAAAAAACAAAAACGTACACGTATACGTATACATAACGAGCGGGACGGTAGGCGGGCGGCTTCTTTTTTGATTTTTGCCCATCGTGCCCTTCGTTATGAAGGGGTATGGGACAATCTTAGCCGTCCTTGTGTTGAAGGGGGTCTACCGAAGCAAATGTGACCTTATTTTCGTTTGCTGATACAAAACATAACCTAGTTACATCATTCCACAGTTTTGTTTGATAGTCACTAGCTCACGCCACTCAAAACTCGCCATCACATTCTAACTAGAGTGCAAATTACATTCTTGTGTATATCAGCATATTCTGTTTGGAAATTATGCATCTGTGATATGCATACACATTTCGTTTCAAGAAACAAAAAACCACAAAACTAAGACTTGTTCTACACAAATTGTGCCGGACATCGTTCGGCTGTAGTAGAGTACTATAGTTTCCATAGGGACACTTTGCGCCAACTTTTGATTAGCTTTATCCACCACCGCATCTTCCATTGAAAAGCATCAACATTATAACAGAGCATCAGATTATGCATAAACATACTACATATTTGGTAGTACATAAGCGGGTAGCAAAGTGAATACATAATTCACCTTCTGCGCCCCATTTGATGTGCTGTAGCGAGAATATTATACAGAAGTTTACCATGTCAACAACTTTTCTTTCGCCTGTTGAAGTACCAGTACTAGCAAATTAAGTACCAATAAACAAAGAATAACCCTGGACGCAACGAGGATCATGACGGAGTTACCATACCCATGATGAAAGTTTTAATCCACAAAATAATTGTTGAGTACGATATTGGCATTTGGTAGCCTCCTCCCAATTCCCCACAAAAGTTCGACCAGTTGGTGATCATGGTCCTCCTCGTACACAACTTCTATGACCTTCAACTTCGGGCACAGGAAAGTATTTTGGTCATGTCGCTGAAGAATTATGTTTTTCCTCACGAGCTGCCCCTCTTTCTCCGATTCTACTGGAAACTTTTGACAGGACCACAAGATTCATGTTAGAAGCTAAACAAAACATGAGATAGACCAGGAAACACAAAAAGGTTAATTACCATGCAGCACTGCAAGGTAAGCTTCTCCAAACAAGGAGCATTCTGAACAAAGCTCCCTAAAGCGTCCAGCTTGGTATCGAGTTCACATTTATCAAGCAAACATTGTTCAAGTGACAAGGTTTGCAGGTTAGCAAAGATTGGGAATTTAATCGATTCCTCAACGAGCATCGCCTGGAATATATACAAAACAAAACTGAATTTAAGCATCACTCAattctcaaaatattcctcaaagatccatccttttaCTGATGCATAGTATTGTATGCCATAATTGTCAAAACATTCCTCACATGAAACAAATCTATAtggatatcaaaagtaaataatgaACCTTATTTAACGGTCAATTCAATTGGTCACTCGTGTGCAAGATGAACAGATAATCTGTTAGGAACACATGGGAATTTTTACTTGCAACATAAATGAGTAAACACAAGAAACATGTCTAGCAAGGCATACCATTGCGTGGAAACCCGATAGCTGCAGATTTGGCACATTGCACAGGTTACCGAGAAGCCGTTGTTGATGTTTCAAATTGAATGCTTCACCAAGACAAAGCAAATGAATCGATGCTTTGACAAGAGAAGCCGTCTCATATATTGAAACACCGTTGGAATAGCATCCATATGAAATACCCAGTTGGAGATATGCAACATGGGGTGCCACGATAACCACCGGATCACCAGAGAGATTGCCACAGGAGTCGACGACTAGCTTCTTCAATGTGCTTGACTTAATTTCTTGAAAACCATTGTCGCAGCTCCTGAGCACCAAATCTTCCAGGACAGGGCACCCGAAACAGAGTAGCTCTGCGAATTGGTTGTCCAGATAGAAACCATTAAGATGCAACCTTTTAAGGCGGCAAGAACTTGCTCCCATATGAGGAAACTGAATGCGAGGACGCAAAGAGATAATAATCTCGATCACTTGGGGGCGGTATTTGATACCACGTCGCACCCATCTATCCAAGTCCCGAAGGCGAAGTGCACAGGCACGACCAGTACCAGCATATAGCCGGAACTTATCCAAGGACGCGACATTGTTGTGGAACAAGAGCAGGTTGGTGGTGAAGTCCTCGAACTTGCGCCATCTCTCCTGCCGCTCGTCGAGGTCACCCCCTGCCCCGCTCCCAGTGGTAATCTCGAAGTCGCGCTCTTCGATGCTTATGCAGGGGGTAGAGCGCCAGAGGTCCCTCCACCGCCGCGACAGCACGCTCGTCCGCACGACCTGCGGGGCCGGGAGAAAGGACATGACGGCGTGGAGGAGGCCGTCCGGCAGGTCGCTTAGACGGTCGCCCGCGAAGGCGACGGCgtggccgccgcctgagctcgcacGCTTCGCCGCTGGCTCTGGCGACATCTCCTCTTCCTGTGCAGCACCTACCCAATCAGATCTGCTCTTGATTATTCTTACGCTCTGGAACCCCCATAGCCACGCGAGTCAGCTGCCCCGGGATCACTAAGCCGAGAA is a window of Triticum dicoccoides isolate Atlit2015 ecotype Zavitan chromosome 2B, WEW_v2.0, whole genome shotgun sequence DNA encoding:
- the LOC119364355 gene encoding MEIOTIC F-BOX protein MOF-like isoform X1 — encoded protein: MSPEPAAKRASSGGGHAVAFAGDRLSDLPDGLLHAVMSFLPAPQVVRTSVLSRRWRDLWRSTPCISIEERDFEITTGSGAGGDLDERQERWRKFEDFTTNLLLFHNNVASLDKFRLYAGTGRACALRLRDLDRWVRRGIKYRPQVIEIIISLRPRIQFPHMGASSCRLKRLHLNGFYLDNQFAELLCFGCPVLEDLVLRSCDNGFQEIKSSTLKKLVVDSCGNLSGDPVVIVAPHVAYLQLGISYGCYSNGVSIYETASLVKASIHLLCLGEAFNLKHQQRLLGNLCNVPNLQLSGFHAMAMLVEESIKFPIFANLQTLSLEQCLLDKCELDTKLDALGSFVQNAPCLEKLTLQCCMFPVESEKEGQLVRKNIILQRHDQNTFLCPKLKVIEVVYEEDHDHQLVELLWGIGRRLPNANIVLNNYFVD
- the LOC119364355 gene encoding MEIOTIC F-BOX protein MOF-like isoform X2; amino-acid sequence: MSPEPAAKRASSGGGHAVAFAGDRLSDLPDGLLHAVMSFLPAPQVVRTSVLSRRWRDLWRSTPCISIEERDFEITTGSGAGGDLDERQERWRKFEDFTTNLLLFHNNVASLDKFRLYAGTGRACALRLRDLDRWVRRGIKYRPQVIEIIISLRPRIQFPHMGASSCRLKRLHLNGFYLDNQFAELLCFGCPVLEDLVLRSCDNGFQEIKSSTLKKLVVDSCGNLSGDPVVIVAPHVAYLQLGISYGCYSNGVSIYETASLVKASIHLLCLGEAFNLKHQQRLLGNLCNVPNLQLSGFHAMAMLVEESIKFPIFANLQTLSLEQCLLDKCELDTKLDALGSFVQNAPCLEKLTLQCCM